The Daucus carota subsp. sativus chromosome 7, DH1 v3.0, whole genome shotgun sequence genome window below encodes:
- the LOC108194788 gene encoding nuclear transcription factor Y subunit B-5, translating to MTSKDTGASGSSSTPPQPYEQELLLPIANVGRIMKKILPANAKIAKEGKETMQECVSEFISFVTGEASEKCRKERRKTVNGDDIVWAIDRLGFDNFGHPLKRYLDRYREVEGDQRANMNIVHDRAGFNEENEEQFQSYVRNAQQDKRYNSDRNTDHQGGASQS from the coding sequence ATGACAAGCAAAGATACAGGCGCCAGCGGCTCATCAAGCACGCCTCCTCAGCCTTATGAACAAGAGCTGCTGTTACCGATAGCAAACGTGGGGCGAATCATGAAGAAAATCTTGCCAGCCAATGCTAAGATAGCCAAAGAAGGGAAGGAAACAATGCAAGAGTGCGTGTCTGAGTTCATAAGCTTTGTGACAGGTGAGGCATCCGAAAAGTGCAGGAAGGAGAGGCGAAAAACGGTCAATGGGGACGACATCGTCTGGGCTATTGACAGACTTGGGTTCGACAATTTTGGTCATCCACTCAAGAGGTATTTGGATAGGTATAGAGAGGTTGAAGGGGATCAGAGAGCAAATATGAATATTGTTCATGATAGAGCTGGTTTTAacgaagaaaatgaagaacagTTTCAGTCGTATGTTAGAAATGCACAGCAGGATAAGAGATATAATAGTGATAGGAATACTGATCATCAAGGTGGAGCTTCACAGAGTTGA